A genomic segment from Orientia tsutsugamushi str. Boryong encodes:
- a CDS encoding sensor histidine kinase — protein sequence MPIEYEGQNKINKLTEKLSTDGINSTTIKQVDAELQKLYCQLEKSGQVSINFIDWIQYFRRIVNNYDKKKINIIASLNGIIFLFRQYIASTNIRIETFNIESLINNTVIRMRKNFENENINLNVQNDIKTVLIGDSFRIKAVISQLIGSAIINSSKNSKITININQYSEILQFTVQNIGLSPSKEKLERINAELENLNLVTYQELGEGLAFIKHLTHQLKGRLRAKEEKNYITFAFEVPITSFNSSLG from the coding sequence ATGCCTATAGAATACGAAGGTCAAAATAAAATCAATAAATTAACTGAAAAATTATCTACAGATGGAATTAATAGCACAACAATAAAACAGGTAGATGCAGAATTGCAAAAACTATACTGTCAGCTGGAAAAATCTGGGCAAGTAAGCATAAATTTCATAGATTGGATACAATATTTTAGGCGAATCGTAAATAACTATGATAAAAAAAAGATAAATATAATAGCTTCTCTGAATGGAATAATTTTTTTATTTAGACAATACATAGCATCAACAAATATAAGGATTGAAACATTTAACATAGAATCACTAATAAATAATACTGTTATCAGAATGAGGAAAAATTTTGAAAATGAGAATATAAATCTAAATGTTCAAAATGATATAAAGACAGTTCTGATTGGAGATAGTTTTCGAATAAAAGCAGTAATAAGCCAGTTAATTGGTAGTGCTATTATAAATAGTAGTAAGAATAGCAAAATTACTATTAACATCAATCAGTATTCAGAAATATTACAATTTACAGTACAAAACATAGGACTAAGTCCTTCTAAAGAAAAATTAGAAAGAATAAATGCTGAACTAGAGAATTTGAATTTGGTAACATATCAAGAACTAGGAGAAGGATTAGCATTTATTAAACATCTTACACATCAGCTAAAAGGAAGACTAAGAGCAAAAGAGGAAAAGAATTACATAACTTTTGCATTTGAAGTGCCAATAACTAGTTTTAACTCTTCTTTAGGATAA
- the traF gene encoding conjugal transfer protein TraF translates to MITAQRLQKRIMEKAHKFATMWQLATLLDYQLINANEPANSLHRKLYQEKSEQKNDFKLKNIAKNWGLILQVKQDCLLCKAFIPIVQSFANKYAFQLLAVSKNNELLNKLNPKHIVPVLYSVASDGKKIYAVARGIISEDKIIDNILAIDRYYHKLETT, encoded by the coding sequence GTGATTACAGCCCAAAGATTGCAGAAGCGAATCATGGAGAAGGCTCATAAGTTTGCTACTATGTGGCAGCTGGCTACTCTACTTGATTATCAACTGATTAATGCTAATGAGCCAGCTAATAGCTTACATAGAAAGCTGTATCAAGAAAAATCAGAGCAAAAAAATGATTTCAAACTCAAAAACATTGCTAAAAACTGGGGATTGATTCTGCAAGTTAAACAAGATTGCTTGCTCTGTAAGGCCTTTATTCCTATTGTTCAGAGCTTTGCTAATAAATATGCATTTCAGTTGCTAGCTGTCAGTAAGAATAATGAGTTGCTAAATAAACTAAACCCTAAGCATATTGTACCTGTATTATATTCAGTAGCTAGCGATGGTAAAAAAATATATGCAGTAGCTAGAGGCATAATCTCTGAAGATAAAATTATCGACAATATTCTAGCAATCGATAGATATTATCATAAGTTGGAGACTACATGA
- a CDS encoding ankyrin repeat domain-containing protein translates to MNNDDLARNLYYAAAQNNVENVERILAQDNACNIINTVFVNEVLGPSGSALHAAVSRGYINIAILLLKKGADVNIKKQYGSTPLHLASKLNHDINMLTLLLNSDADANLPDGNGIAPVHCIINAECDIDKLKLLLDNGANVNLMDNDGCTTLHHASGCGRIDIVEFLLNNNADINITGKNTVVHSAAKNGYKDMVQFWLDRYPNMINLNLQDNDGNTALHLVAKHRFTILPHDFTILPHDIHMPNLINADNNDKRFIDIAEMLLNRGVDTNIQNNDCQTALHLALLSYSGLLDIIHLMMDNLDSFLCRSIDLIKSLCKNNNVNFILKNNDGYTVLDLALAIEHDQHKIAEHLQEKRLLWRTEQIDAINESLTIIARNNEQILKTYPEKNDAEKFLGNWRELARLGMAERILDALDDDDFRTFQQLNEERKVELDKVALGENTNSGLDC, encoded by the coding sequence ATGAATAACGATGATTTAGCACGTAACTTATATTACGCAGCCGCACAGAACAATGTAGAGAATGTAGAGCGTATTCTAGCACAAGATAATGCTTGTAACATTATCAATACAGTATTTGTTAATGAGGTACTTGGTCCGAGTGGATCTGCTTTGCATGCAGCAGTTTCGCGTGGGTACATAAATATAGCAATACTTCTGTTAAAAAAGGGCGCTGATGTCAATATCAAAAAACAATATGGATCCACTCCTTTGCATCTTGCTAGTAAGTTGAACCATGACATAAATATGTTAACGCTTCTGTTAAACAGTGACGCTGATGCCAATTTACCAGATGGTAATGGTATCGCCCCTGTACATTGTATTATCAATGCTGAATGCGACATCGATAAATTAAAGCTTCTACTTGATAATGGAGCTAATGTTAATTTGATGGATAATGATGGTTGCACTACTTTACATCATGCTTCTGGATGTGGGCGCATAGATATAGTAGAGTTTTTATTGAATAATAATGCTGATATTAATATAACAGGTAAGAATACTGTAGTACATTCTGCTGCTAAAAATGGCTACAAAGACATGGTACAGTTTTGGTTAGATAGATATCCTAACATGATAAATTTAAATTTACAAGATAATGATGGTAACACTGCCTTACATTTAGTTGCCAAGCATAGATTCACCATATTACCACATGACTTCACCATATTACCACATGATATACATATGCCCAACCTTATAAATGCTGATAATAATGACAAGCGCTTTATAGATATAGCGGAAATGCTGTTGAATAGAGGAGTAGATACAAACATACAAAATAATGATTGTCAAACTGCTTTACATTTAGCTCTTTTAAGCTACTCTGGATTGTTAGATATAATACATCTAATGATGGATAATTTAGATAGTTTTTTATGCCGATCAATAGATTTGATAAAAAGTTTATGTAAGAATAATAATGTTAATTTTATTTTAAAGAATAACGATGGTTATACAGTTTTAGATTTAGCTTTAGCTATTGAACATGATCAGCACAAAATCGCAGAGCACTTGCAAGAGAAAAGGCTATTATGGAGGACAGAACAAATAGATGCTATAAATGAATCGCTGACAATAATAGCAAGAAATAATGAGCAGATATTAAAAACCTATCCAGAAAAAAATGATGCTGAGAAATTTTTGGGAAATTGGCGTGAGTTAGCACGTCTCGGAATGGCTGAGCGGATATTAGACGCATTGGATGATGATGATTTTAGAACATTTCAACAGCTTAACGAAGAACGTAAAGTAGAGTTGGATAAAGTAGCGTTGGGAGAGAACACTAATTCAGGACTGGATTGTTAG
- a CDS encoding TrbI/VirB10 family protein produces MIGEDGRSGIKGIVVDKSSNIASMAALNGVFSNIAKFLQAKAIKPDMLPTLNLVAGGHQQQEFQIGDALQSGAYSGASNAFDKLADFAIKQADSMSPVVLIASGRVIDVVFKKGFDLREHKKKPHNLTYSQSTNNEKVNLHNKFDQSQKLEEHL; encoded by the coding sequence TTGATAGGTGAAGATGGACGTTCTGGAATTAAAGGAATCGTGGTAGATAAATCGTCTAACATAGCAAGCATGGCTGCATTAAATGGAGTATTTAGCAATATTGCTAAGTTTCTACAAGCTAAGGCTATTAAACCTGATATGCTACCAACTTTAAACCTAGTAGCTGGAGGTCATCAACAACAAGAGTTTCAGATTGGAGATGCGCTTCAGTCTGGAGCTTACTCTGGAGCTAGTAATGCTTTTGATAAGCTAGCTGATTTTGCTATAAAACAAGCTGATTCTATGAGCCCAGTCGTTCTTATTGCGTCAGGTAGAGTCATCGATGTTGTATTTAAAAAAGGTTTTGACTTACGTGAGCACAAGAAGAAGCCACATAATTTAACTTATTCACAATCAACTAACAATGAAAAAGTTAATTTGCATAATAAATTCGACCAATCACAAAAGTTAGAGGAGCATTTATAA
- a CDS encoding tetratricopeptide repeat protein has protein sequence MERHNNKGASLARLGQYEDAMENFDIAIKYRSDNPEAYYNKGIALMNLGYIQNAIENYDIAIKYRPDYAEAYINKGLTLAFLGQLQNAIEHFDLAIKYDPSCVKSYCNKGYILSLLNRYSEAIESCNIAIKYDPNCADIYYNKGMILEKLGKHQKAIENFDIAIAIKYKPNFAENYLEKGISLVSLGQYSKAKENFNLAIKYNPNIIAEYEAMFKKLTELENFTGVKEYEQKLQILKKYS, from the coding sequence GTGGAAAGACATAACAATAAAGGAGCTTCTTTAGCTAGATTAGGACAGTATGAAGATGCAATGGAAAATTTTGATATTGCTATTAAGTACAGATCAGATAATCCAGAAGCTTATTATAACAAAGGCATAGCGTTAATGAATTTAGGATACATTCAAAATGCAATCGAAAACTATGATATAGCTATTAAATATAGACCAGATTATGCAGAAGCTTATATTAATAAAGGTTTAACTTTAGCATTTTTAGGGCAATTGCAGAATGCAATAGAACATTTTGATTTAGCTATTAAATACGATCCTAGTTGTGTGAAATCATACTGTAATAAAGGGTATATATTAAGCTTATTGAATAGATATTCTGAAGCAATAGAAAGCTGTAACATAGCTATTAAATATGATCCAAATTGTGCGGATATTTATTATAATAAAGGAATGATTCTTGAGAAATTAGGTAAACACCAAAAAGCGATAGAAAATTTTGACATTGCTATCGCTATTAAGTACAAACCTAATTTTGCTGAAAACTATCTTGAAAAAGGAATTTCATTAGTAAGTTTAGGACAGTACTCAAAAGCTAAGGAGAATTTTAACTTAGCTATTAAATATAATCCTAATATCATTGCAGAATACGAAGCAATGTTTAAAAAGTTAACAGAATTAGAGAATTTTACTGGAGTAAAAGAGTATGAGCAAAAACTACAGATTTTGAAAAAATACTCTTGA
- a CDS encoding ankyrin repeat domain-containing protein, translating to MIFKSKAKYTLHSAIQDGDIEKVKQLINKDSTLVNSKYKDGTTALSVALKYKNLPIAEILLNNGANVNAQDNDGHTALHLVVAHCFTSCR from the coding sequence ATGATATTCAAATCTAAGGCTAAATATACCTTACATAGCGCTATTCAAGATGGTGATATTGAAAAAGTGAAGCAGCTTATTAATAAGGATAGTACACTTGTCAATTCAAAATATAAAGATGGTACTACAGCTTTATCTGTTGCTTTAAAATATAAGAATCTACCTATTGCTGAGATTTTGCTGAACAATGGAGCTAACGTAAACGCACAAGATAATGATGGGCACACTGCTTTACATCTTGTCGTTGCACACTGCTTTACATCTTGTCGTTGA
- a CDS encoding reverse transcriptase N-terminal domain-containing protein: MLNANVTIETKDNFKKIYWHSIDWKEIIQKVNNLRRRIYMASANGNMKLVRNLQRLMLRSRANRLLAIRRVNSNQQRTKKSWS, encoded by the coding sequence ATGCTAAACGCAAATGTAACAATTGAGACTAAGGATAATTTCAAGAAAATCTATTGGCATTCAATAGATTGGAAAGAAATTATACAAAAGGTTAATAATCTTCGTAGACGTATTTATATGGCATCTGCAAATGGTAATATGAAGTTAGTACGTAACTTACAAAGATTGATGTTAAGGTCAAGAGCAAATAGGTTACTTGCTATAAGACGTGTTAACTCAAATCAACAAAGGACGAAAAAGTCCTGGAGTTGA
- the ltrA gene encoding group II intron reverse transcriptase/maturase, protein MLTQINKGRKSPGVDKIVVNTDKERNLLMEIADNRLSSVKPIKRVYIPKSNGKSRPLGLQTILDRCRQAVVKSALEPYWEAKFEGCSYGFRPGRSAHDAIQRISGIIRHGTNRNWILDADIKGAFDNIDHNFLLEIIGNFPARNWIQAWLKSGVMQDYQIIKTTTGTPQGGLISPLLLNITLHGMGDILNIIYNKYDHLHSKSEYALVRYADDFVICAKSESSCIRAKSIINDWLSIRGLELSKEKTRILHINEGFDFIGFNIRQYNTNSTRRGIALLVKPSKDSIKLFKKRMSIEWKKSFSWNIDRIIDNLNSKIFGWCSYFNKVVSKKNFSNLDC, encoded by the coding sequence GTGTTAACTCAAATCAACAAAGGACGAAAAAGTCCTGGAGTTGATAAAATAGTTGTTAATACAGATAAAGAAAGGAATCTGTTGATGGAAATAGCAGATAACAGACTATCATCTGTAAAACCGATTAAGCGTGTGTACATACCAAAAAGTAACGGCAAATCTAGACCTTTAGGGTTGCAGACTATTTTGGATAGGTGTAGGCAAGCTGTTGTAAAATCAGCACTTGAACCATATTGGGAAGCTAAGTTTGAAGGTTGCAGTTATGGCTTTAGACCTGGACGTAGCGCTCATGATGCAATACAGAGAATATCTGGTATTATTCGCCATGGAACTAATAGAAATTGGATATTAGATGCTGATATCAAAGGAGCATTTGATAATATTGATCATAATTTTCTTTTGGAAATTATAGGAAATTTCCCGGCTCGTAATTGGATTCAAGCATGGCTTAAATCTGGTGTAATGCAGGATTATCAAATTATCAAAACAACAACTGGCACTCCACAAGGTGGATTAATTTCTCCATTACTTTTAAACATAACTCTTCATGGAATGGGTGATATACTTAATATTATCTATAATAAATATGATCACCTTCATTCTAAATCCGAATATGCTTTAGTGAGATACGCTGATGATTTTGTAATTTGTGCTAAGTCAGAAAGCTCATGTATCAGAGCCAAAAGTATTATTAATGATTGGTTAAGTATTAGAGGCTTAGAATTGTCGAAGGAAAAAACCAGGATACTTCATATTAATGAGGGTTTTGATTTCATTGGATTTAATATTCGACAATATAACACCAATAGTACAAGAAGAGGTATAGCTCTACTAGTTAAACCGTCTAAAGACTCTATAAAGTTGTTTAAAAAACGAATGTCAATAGAATGGAAAAAAAGTTTCTCATGGAATATTGATAGAATAATTGATAATCTAAATTCTAAAATATTTGGATGGTGCAGTTATTTTAACAAAGTCGTATCAAAAAAAAATTTTTCCAATTTAGACTGCTGA
- a CDS encoding tyrosine-type recombinase/integrase — protein sequence MSDIEPIFNDISKEGKYATANALLATLRTIFNKAIKWGLIENNPTLGIEQHKLQARERRLSYDEMGRFLQVLCGEASPLIRDFALLALYTGARKSNVLEMEWDNIDFERKIWHIPKTKNGKAQNIPLTDEAMEILQARKLISTSKWVLPSSTSESGHLSHPNTAWKIICEKASIKNFRIHDLRRTFASCMGDAGESQRTISIALNHINPNSTIPYTIACMELVREYMSKAIQIISECARSYNIYNTI from the coding sequence ATGAGTGATATTGAACCAATATTCAATGATATCAGCAAAGAGGGAAAATATGCCACAGCAAATGCATTGCTAGCAACCTTACGCACTATATTTAATAAGGCAATAAAATGGGGATTAATAGAAAACAATCCTACTCTAGGGATAGAGCAGCATAAACTGCAAGCAAGAGAGAGACGTCTAAGTTACGATGAAATGGGTAGATTTTTACAAGTATTATGCGGAGAAGCAAGTCCATTGATAAGAGATTTTGCATTACTAGCGTTATATACTGGAGCTAGAAAAAGTAATGTGTTAGAGATGGAATGGGACAATATAGATTTTGAAAGAAAAATATGGCATATACCAAAAACTAAGAACGGAAAGGCGCAAAATATACCATTAACAGATGAGGCAATGGAAATATTGCAAGCAAGGAAATTAATATCTACAAGTAAATGGGTACTACCAAGTTCTACTAGCGAAAGCGGACACTTATCGCATCCAAATACCGCATGGAAGATAATTTGTGAAAAGGCAAGCATAAAAAATTTCAGAATACACGATCTAAGAAGGACGTTTGCAAGTTGTATGGGGGATGCAGGCGAAAGTCAGAGGACAATTAGTATAGCATTGAATCATATTAATCCAAACTCAACAATACCTTATACTATAGCTTGTATGGAGTTAGTACGAGAGTATATGTCTAAGGCTATACAAATAATTAGTGAATGTGCTAGAAGTTATAATATTTATAATACTATCTGA
- the trbC gene encoding type-F conjugative transfer system pilin assembly protein TrbC produces MGQQKTFIFVSFSMSDEALKSYFAESQKAGAQLIMRGLINNSFTQTKNKTMELGISFDIDPSLFEQYKIDVVPVIVIDDEKRGLTKKLTGHIPLAIALEIMNENTQ; encoded by the coding sequence TTGGGCCAGCAAAAAACTTTTATTTTTGTCTCATTTTCAATGAGTGATGAGGCTTTAAAAAGCTATTTTGCTGAATCTCAAAAGGCTGGAGCTCAATTGATTATGCGTGGGTTAATTAATAACTCATTTACACAAACAAAGAATAAAACTATGGAGCTTGGTATTAGCTTCGATATAGATCCTAGCTTGTTTGAACAATATAAAATTGATGTTGTTCCTGTGATAGTAATAGATGATGAAAAAAGAGGATTAACCAAGAAATTAACTGGCCATATTCCTTTAGCAATAGCATTAGAAATTATGAATGAGAATACTCAATGA
- a CDS encoding ankyrin repeat domain-containing protein, which produces MLHLCSLCLSDLMSHLLKYNADVNIEDNQGNTPLSDAVECRCVEPLEIMLKHNSTSINKKYDNGETLLHIAVRAESIDVIQLLIDYGADIDAKDDNGMNPIDYAAKSGNADVLNLLTEQSVPWY; this is translated from the coding sequence TTGCTACATCTCTGTAGTCTCTGTTTGAGCGACCTCATGTCGCACCTGCTAAAATATAATGCTGATGTAAATATCGAAGATAATCAAGGTAATACCCCTTTATCTGATGCTGTTGAATGCAGATGTGTAGAACCTTTAGAAATTATGCTAAAACATAATTCTACTAGTATTAATAAAAAATATGATAATGGAGAAACACTACTACATATTGCTGTTCGCGCTGAAAGCATAGATGTTATACAGCTTTTGATTGATTATGGAGCAGATATTGATGCAAAAGATGATAACGGCATGAATCCTATAGATTATGCTGCTAAAAGCGGTAATGCAGATGTATTAAATCTTTTAACTGAACAATCGGTACCATGGTATTAA
- a CDS encoding HNH endonuclease: MWIRQARFACRKHPKKSWEWLKKKYWGRIKGRNDNWVFMNKDLYLWKLQWTTIKRHILVKGKSSPDNSKLREYWHKRQADSPKYLFKSRQILWRRQKGKCLVCFDLIDNGENVHVHHITPIRCGGIDHINNLCLLHENCHQQVHSNRGQLIAAVCKLLEPYAE; this comes from the coding sequence ATGTGGATTCGACAAGCAAGATTTGCATGTAGAAAACATCCTAAAAAATCCTGGGAATGGCTTAAGAAAAAGTATTGGGGACGCATTAAAGGCAGAAATGATAATTGGGTCTTTATGAATAAAGATCTATATCTATGGAAATTACAATGGACAACGATCAAACGACATATTCTTGTTAAAGGTAAATCTTCTCCCGATAATTCAAAACTTAGAGAATATTGGCATAAACGTCAGGCTGATAGTCCTAAGTATTTGTTTAAATCCAGGCAGATTCTTTGGCGTAGACAAAAAGGTAAATGTCTTGTTTGTTTTGATTTAATAGATAATGGTGAAAATGTTCATGTACATCATATAACTCCTATAAGATGTGGTGGCATTGACCATATTAACAATTTGTGCTTATTGCATGAAAACTGCCATCAACAAGTACACAGTAATCGCGGACAACTTATTGCAGCTGTTTGTAAATTGCTTGAGCCGTATGCGGAGTAA
- a CDS encoding IS110 family transposase, which produces MIMNSIIVGIDISKETFDAAVLINHKVQTRKFNNNSEGFNKLVTWLKSRETGHVCMEATGIYWKSLAKYLYDYGYKVSVVNPARIKGFAISKLSRTKTDKADSVLIADFCKAMKQEAWYPQPHYIQELQQLVNRLNVLIKHKTQETNRLEGASKAIANNIQMHIEFLETQIKEIEQLINDHIKNNKDLHNKAMLLESIPGIGAKTQAIVLAFLADIEKFSSAKQVVAFVGLNPKHRQSGSSVRGASRISRTGNSDLRKSFYMPAMSALRHNCIIKHFSQRLSNTGKPKMLILTAAMRKLLHIIYGVLKHNSPFNPNVSIQQK; this is translated from the coding sequence GTGATTATGAATAGTATAATTGTAGGAATTGATATTTCTAAAGAGACATTTGATGCCGCTGTGTTAATTAATCATAAAGTTCAAACAAGAAAATTTAATAATAATTCTGAAGGATTTAACAAATTAGTAACATGGTTAAAAAGCAGAGAAACTGGACATGTTTGTATGGAAGCAACAGGTATCTACTGGAAAAGCTTAGCGAAATATCTGTACGATTATGGCTATAAAGTGAGCGTAGTAAATCCTGCACGTATTAAAGGTTTTGCAATAAGTAAACTTAGTCGTACAAAAACAGATAAAGCAGACAGTGTATTAATCGCAGATTTTTGCAAAGCAATGAAACAGGAAGCATGGTATCCACAGCCGCATTATATTCAAGAACTACAGCAGCTGGTTAATCGCCTGAATGTTTTAATTAAGCATAAAACACAAGAAACAAATAGATTAGAAGGAGCTTCTAAAGCAATTGCTAATAATATTCAAATGCACATTGAATTTCTTGAAACACAAATTAAAGAAATTGAACAACTAATCAATGACCATATTAAAAATAACAAAGATCTTCACAATAAAGCTATGTTACTTGAATCAATACCAGGTATAGGAGCAAAAACACAAGCTATAGTTCTGGCTTTTTTAGCAGATATTGAGAAATTTAGTTCTGCTAAACAAGTTGTAGCTTTTGTAGGTCTTAATCCTAAGCATCGTCAATCTGGTAGTTCTGTGCGTGGCGCTAGTAGAATCTCTAGAACTGGTAATTCAGATCTACGTAAGTCTTTTTATATGCCTGCTATGTCTGCCTTAAGACATAATTGTATTATCAAGCATTTTTCTCAACGTTTATCTAACACTGGTAAACCCAAAATGCTTATCCTTACTGCTGCTATGCGTAAGTTACTACATATTATTTATGGCGTTTTGAAGCATAATTCTCCTTTTAATCCTAATGTTTCAATCCAGCAAAAATAA
- a CDS encoding sensor histidine kinase, whose amino-acid sequence MKAKKKTINQWMVQIPPIPITLVNRERENIDEYMEIITKLRKAKYQVEVAESLKEYCVNLIQNIKYRFNIATSEIVRLASEIMLSDSKNKDKLKTILNRAVNLQEYCNDVVYTLRSEIENENLCLKKFSIQKLVKDAVRRLEDIAKEKDIKINYNFQYKMKDIVIGNSDHLQAILSQLIGSVIRFNHSYKVIITVHLFTVKNYIKSDNILQFRIHDKGSGISKEKLGNIKAKLADFDLVRDCPLMLESGLWFVNYLINQLNGEMEIESEKDKFTTITCNIPVQLF is encoded by the coding sequence ATGAAAGCAAAAAAGAAAACAATTAACCAATGGATGGTACAAATACCTCCAATACCAATTACGCTAGTGAATAGAGAAAGGGAGAATATCGATGAATATATGGAGATAATAACAAAGTTAAGAAAAGCTAAGTATCAGGTCGAGGTAGCTGAATCATTGAAAGAATATTGTGTGAATCTGATACAGAATATCAAATATAGATTTAATATTGCAACTAGTGAAATTGTAAGGCTAGCAAGCGAGATCATGTTAAGTGATTCAAAAAATAAAGATAAGCTGAAAACAATATTAAATCGAGCAGTAAATCTCCAAGAGTACTGTAATGATGTAGTTTACACGCTTAGAAGCGAAATTGAGAATGAAAATTTATGTTTAAAAAAATTTAGCATACAAAAGTTAGTAAAGGATGCTGTCAGGAGACTAGAAGACATTGCAAAAGAGAAAGATATAAAAATCAATTACAATTTTCAGTACAAAATGAAGGATATTGTGATTGGAAATAGTGATCACTTACAAGCTATATTAAGTCAATTAATAGGAAGCGTCATTAGATTTAATCACAGCTACAAGGTTATAATTACAGTTCATTTGTTTACTGTAAAAAATTATATAAAAAGCGATAACATACTACAATTTAGAATACACGATAAAGGAAGCGGTATTTCAAAAGAAAAATTAGGGAATATAAAAGCTAAATTAGCTGATTTTGACTTGGTAAGAGACTGTCCGCTAATGCTTGAATCAGGATTATGGTTTGTAAATTACCTTATTAATCAACTTAATGGAGAAATGGAAATAGAGAGTGAAAAAGACAAGTTTACAACCATTACTTGCAATATTCCAGTACAACTTTTTTAA
- a CDS encoding TraE/TraK family type IV conjugative transfer system protein, translating into MNHLFKQNAIQELVKYNKCLLSVTILLAAANIIAIMAAITKEEKWLLIPAMEPDRKMMVSSKNYHETYLKEWAIYVTKLLFTTSPNEVERQIADMKVASSNTESLNKFFHDHLQFVKGSNVSSVFFPKKVEVIKDGVLISGTLRYWFSDSKHIAVDKTYLLTYKRSPNYLLLLTGVKENGIKK; encoded by the coding sequence ATGAATCATCTCTTTAAGCAAAATGCTATACAAGAGCTGGTTAAATATAATAAATGCTTACTTTCAGTAACTATATTGCTAGCTGCAGCTAATATAATTGCGATAATGGCTGCAATTACCAAAGAAGAAAAGTGGTTATTAATTCCAGCAATGGAGCCTGATCGTAAAATGATGGTTTCATCAAAAAATTACCATGAAACCTATTTAAAGGAATGGGCAATTTATGTAACGAAACTCTTATTTACTACTTCTCCAAATGAGGTAGAAAGACAAATAGCAGACATGAAAGTTGCATCTAGTAATACTGAATCTTTAAATAAATTTTTTCATGATCACTTGCAATTTGTTAAAGGCTCAAATGTGTCTTCAGTCTTTTTTCCGAAGAAGGTTGAAGTGATAAAGGATGGAGTATTAATTAGTGGAACGCTTCGTTATTGGTTTAGCGATAGTAAACATATAGCTGTCGATAAGACTTACCTTTTGACTTACAAGCGAAGTCCTAATTACCTTTTGTTGTTAACTGGCGTTAAAGAGAATGGAATAAAAAAATGA